From Cotesia glomerata isolate CgM1 linkage group LG3, MPM_Cglom_v2.3, whole genome shotgun sequence:
taaaataaatttttggagaagttaaaaattttattgttaataaataataatcgataATTGTTACCTTTCAAGTCAGTCATCAGTTCAAACATCGAAGGAAAACCAATAACCATTTCATCGGTGTCAATTGTCAGCATGGTGAACCCAGCACGATTCATCAAACTTCCTACATCACGAATTTGGGTGAACGGCGATATATGAGGCGATATTCCACCATGTCTTTCGAGTTCTGCTAATTGCAGTGAACTTCTGTATTAACAATTTaaggatttaaaaaaagaacaatGAAGACAGTCGAGTCGTGTTATGAGTCTGGCttgttgtctttttttttaaccaggCTCGCGTTAATATGAGAGAGACACTAAGAGAACTCATAACGCGACTCGACTGTATATCGTGACCcaaatgccaaaagggcgtattacAGCAGCTAGATAGGGATTTATGCCAAAAaggagtataaaaaaattttttttcgccatTCAATTTAGAACTGCTCAAAACGTAAagatttgtcaaaaaaaatttttcaatgtattAATGCCAAAAGGGCATATCTCAAAACATACCCCTTTTTggctttagaaaaatttagtctaaagccaaaagggcgtataaaaaaactttcaattttgCTCTGAAATATATAACTcaactcaaaaatataatttaacgcccttttagctttggaaatttatttttttatttttaggctTAGAAAGTGTTAATAAAGcgattagtaaaaaaaaaaaaaaaatttatacaccTTTTTGGCATTTGGGTCGCGACATTGTTGATATCAGCATACCTGAGTTCAAAGAGTGTATCACCACCAAAAATAGCGGCTAGAAAAACACCATCACTTTTTAAAGTCCTGATTATCCTGCCAAAGCACCCAGGAAGATCATTTACCCAGTGAAGATTTAAGGAACTGATGATTAAGTCCATACTATTCTCATCCAACTCGAAATTCTCCTCATCCATAACTTGCTTCTTGACATTTATGTTCTCAGTAATAACAACTTGCTCCAAATACTCCGGACAAAAGTCACTCAACAACAAGTTTTTGACATTGTCTGCAGATATGTGCTTGCTCATATGTCCTCTTCCACAACCCAGCTCCAGAACATTTGTAAACTCACGTTTTATGTCAAAAATTCTATCTGCCAACCTGTAGCCTATTTTATaagagttttattattttgtattataaaatgaaattaaagaaataattctaaagttagccgacgtttttaatttttgatttttttttttcattaataaaattagaactaaaaaatattttttaaaaattgcacttatagtttttcaagtttttaatgaacgaaaattttttttaatttttttatattattttttttaataaaaattctaaaaatttttaaatgtcggctaacttaattttcatatgaaagaaaagtaaattaaaaaaaaattttatgctaaattttttattacttacctATTTCATCTTTGAGGTAGTCGTACAATTTAACATCGGGAGCCCTAGCAGCTCGCtgtttttgcaataattttgtttttctatCAAAAACATTCATCACACTATTTGGtggtaaattataattaatacttgTTGTATTTATACATctatttaaaagttttgttaaaaattttctttctagCGTTTTAAACATtgtttattctttttttacaattgtcacttttaattattacctaaaaattgaaaataacaatcagttagcaattaaaaaaataagaaatagtttatatttattttaaaactcacataaataatttaaataccgGCATTGGTCgcggtttttaaaaatataaatgtactgtacagaatttttttattataacacaCCATAGtgtatttaacaataattaagtttatttttaacgcTACATACTTtactgataaaataaaacaaaattatgaaATCAGAGTGCGGACACAACATGTAGTCGCCATTTTTATTCGAACTTGTAGAAAGAGATACAAAATGTATCTCGGTCtcactttttttaatacagAGCGCTGTCGTCTCAAATAAGTAAgcagaaaaccaaaaaaatgtttcaataaaatgttatgacaattttttttttcaaattgataTCTGCGCCAACATTCAAAAGTAATTCAACAATTAAGTATCTTGGCGTGGTAATTGATAGCACTCTCACCTGGGAAAATCAGGTTATGAGTGTTTGTAATAGGGCAATGCGGGTTCTGGCGCAGTTGaagattaataatgaaatcttCAACGAAAAACTGCGTATAAAGCTTGTCACCACGTTAATATTCCCAGTGTTTGATTATTGTTGTGCGGCTTACTGCAATATTACTAATGACTCGCAAATGCGATTACAGCGCAAAATGAATTGCTGTGTTCgctatatctataaaattgcGAGGGCTGAATACATTACTCCGTACTTTAAGAGGCTGGGTAAGTTAAAGCTGAGTGACAGAAGAAACTACTTTATAGCGTGCCTcttttacaaagaaatatatttaaattatcgtcagctatttaAATGTCACTTAGAATTTTTGCTGGTTGCGTTGCGTAGAGGCGATGTAAGGGAAGATTATCTGCGGCTACCTAGATCTAATTGTTGTATGTATGATAACTCGTTTCTTGTTCGTGGTATACGTATCTGGAATGCACTGCCAGCTGAAATTACAAAAGCCGAAAGTTTCGAAATATTCCGTAGACTGtgctatgattattatttccaaaattattGATCTGCTATATTGAACGTTTATTACTGCTATTGAAGGTTGTTGAGCTTTGTATAAcacaagtattatttataagcatgATTAACATGTTATTACTGTTAATTACTATacttattttgattttatttttatgtatctaaaactctaattataaatgtatatttgaTGATGGTTCTGAGGGAGCCTAGGCTCCagaatccaataaaattattatctatctatctatctatctaaatcgaaaatatttaaaaaattttcattcaaaattttttctattatttaattttgtaaataatcaatattctattagttaataaaaatattaaaaggtccaataattttcatgttatacctttaattcaaataaattataatgcGTGTCTCTTCAATATGAAACTATAAAATAGTTCTGTGCTGACCTCTTTGACAATAATTACTCActaagttataataataataacaatcagtaAGTATGTGCTCAAGATCATGACCACTTCCATATgactataattttatttttttagtctgTAAGCAAGTGCCGGTATTTACACAGTAACTCCTTTAAGTAGATAACAAaagacataaaatttttttctacaagcaataaataattatttatcactaaCCGCTCAAAACAGTCTATGAAATTGAATAATAGCAactaaatagataaataaataatgggaCAAGCAGTTTCTAGAACGGATTTTGAATGGGTTTACACCGAAGAACCTCATGCCAGTCGACGAAAATTAATATTGGGTAATTATGATTAATCATATTATTggattagatattaaattattaattatgctGAAGAATTTGAGCTAAGGtcagatttttttgtttatttcaacAGAAAAATACCCGCAGATAAAAAAACTGTTTGGATACGATCCGAATTTCAAATGGGTGGTGACATTTATGGTGTTGATACAATTTGCTTCAATGTTTATTGTAAAAGATTTAAGCTATCCAATGTTATTTCTGATGGCTTATTGCTTTGGAGGTGTTATTAACCACTCTCTTATGTTAGGTgagtcatttataaatttaacgtTTATTTGTTGGCTGTTTATCGTTCTTAATCACAAGTACATGATTGTTCTTAGAATGATTGtagttaataactatttttaccATTGGCTACTACCAACAGATAAcaactaatttttcttttttgaattgttttatttaatcagcTATTCATGAAATATCACACAACCTAGCGTTTGGACACTCAAGGCCGAAGGCTAATAAATTGTTTGGATTTTTTGCTAACCTGCCAATTGGATTGCCAATATctattagttttaaaaaataccattTAGAGCATCATCGTGtgagtattaaataatttgattcttaaaaagaaaagccaaaattattaaatttcgctagttaatttaaaattgttactttaaacaatttttacgaattttttttctcaatataagattttgataagaaatttttgaatcccggaaaaaatagacccaaaaaaattttaaacttatttaaaaattcatattgctccattaaaattattataaaataaaaattattataataatgatcataattaaatttttttttataacaaaaaatggaGCGATCATTCTAGGGGTGTTTGTTTTTCAGGAAAATTGTGGGTGTGatgtacaattattattataattttttataactttaaaattttttccggtctattttttccaattaccgaaatttttcttttaattcaaaataaaaagacaattattaaattttattatcaacagtACCAAGGTGATGAATATTTAGATACTGACTTGCCGACACTACTTGAAGCTAAACTATTTTGTACAACATTTGGTAAATTTTGCTGGGTATTACTGCAGCCATTTTTCTACTCATTCAGACCATTGATCGTTTATCCAAAGCCTCCGACATTTTTGGAGTACGTGAATTTAgtaatacaattaattttcgatGCCATTGTATGGTATTTTTTGGGTAAGCACTgcgcatatttttttaacttgcaTTTTATGCTTAATTCTTAGGATTGCACATAACAagactgataaaaaatatttttaggtgGAAAAGTATTGGTGTATTTGATAATGGGTGGAGTGATGGCAATGGGGCTACACCCAGTAGCTGGACACTTTATTTCAGAGCATTATATGTACAAAAAAGGGTTTGAGACGTACAGTTACTACGGACCGTTAAATCTAATCACGTTCAACGTTGGTTATCATAATGAGCACCACGACTTTCCGGCTGTTCCTGGGTCGCGTTTGCCGGAGGTAAGGAAAATAGCCTCTGAATTCTACGATAACTTACCTCATCACAACTCCTGGACAGCGGTGATCTACGAATTCATAATGGACCCGGAGATCGGGCCGTACGCACGAATAAAACGCAAGCACAGAGGTTTAGAttcgtgaaatttttaattttttaagaaattataatgaaatgaattttatatatatacatatttattatacatatttttacgACGAAGTAATTTACAAAAGTTATTGGTACAATTAttgaacttatatttttatctgacTCTAACAAGACAATTAATTccaatttttacatttaaagttaatcatatttataatatgatGGTTTGATAtacttctttaaaattaaaagttgttAGCACAATGGGTTCTTCGCAAactatcattaattattattaattctaattgctgatataatttttaaaaaactaatgatAATGAATTCAATGTCTCCTGgccaaagttaaaaaaaaaaaaaattccgtcttcatttatgtaatttttaacgTCTAGTCGATTGATATATCTTGCGTTTATAAACTTTGCCGTATtccataatattaataatataataattaatctcaTATTTTTGCATTGCAATCAACAAACTTACAAGTATTACGTAATAAAACAATCAAAGTAATAATGCTAATAATACATTAaatgtaatatatttttaacgttttaattttgtttgtattataaaaaattatttttttttttttcaattactaattataatactcttattttaaaatagctATTTAACAGTGCTAATTAATTGATCGTTGTTAAATAATCATTCGCtctatttattgttaatataaacttaatttgtaaaaataattgagtaataaatattgcgcatattttcttgaataaaatattcccataaatttattttacaactttACAGTCACTAATTTTCACGCAATCATTCGCTTCGTAATTATTTGGTTTTTGACTCAATTATTGTAAAGGTCAGTCAAAAATTGATTCGgtatctaaataattataattatctcgTCACTCGGCATTACGcagttattattatacatttttagtcctataaatatataaaataattttcaattagcttgtattttatcattattattttcattcataAAATAGTTTAGCTTTCACACATACACTTTGTTTTTTTGGGAACTTCAGATGATTTTTTTGTCCTTGGTTTGTCGTTATCCGATATtggctaaaaataaaattttatctctaattatttgaattagtATAAAAACTAAATCATTATTAGCGATTAAATATCatccaatttatttactttattttcttGTTCAAGTTCTTCTGCCCATTCAAGACGAAGTTCTTTGATCATATTTGCGGTTAATAAACCTTGAGATATAAGTCTATTTGTCAATTTTCCTTTACCATAAGTTGGTTTTGGTCGatctgaaattaataaaaaattcatattgatctctaaattatctaaaatacgctcaaatttaatttgatcttatttagtaattgcaaaaaaaaatgtataaaaattatatgaaacctTTATAACGCTGAATTTGATTTAAATCCGCATTTTTGTCCTCATTTTCTCGTTGGAACTCACCACTAATCTTTATagctgaaataatttttactttattaataccatgtaattatttagaaataaaaaagaaaaataaacaatttgagtcaaaaaaatataataaaaaatttaagtattacCTGGTTCTGTTCTACTAAAAAGTTTAGTTAACCGAATAATACCATCTTGAATCAGTAAATCTATTTCCTTTTGTATTTGGCGAATTGCTTCTTGATCCGGGAAAAGATCCGGAAATCGGTAactaagtaaattaataataatagttattaatcgaataaatattatctctttaacaaaataaaaataaattaataatgaataatttaccTCAGCCAAAGATATAGATCGAACACGTCGAAGACAGCTTCAAGATGAACTAATTCAACAATGGTTTTAGGAGTCTCCAAAGGCCAGTTGTCGATTTGCTTACACAGCCACGAACAAGTAATGAGTTCATTTTTGAAGTACTGCGTCGCAaactgtaattaaattttttgtttagttttattttttatagaaaaaattgctaTTATTGAGTTGTATATTGAGACTAGAGACTTACTTTGCGAAACATAACACACACTAATTGCGACTTAATGTTGATTGGAGCACAACAAAATACATAACGAGCCCTGAGGGGCAGATTAATGTCTTGAATTTTGTCCGCAAGGTATTTGAAATAATCGATATTGCAAATAAAGTACAGCGAATCATCAACTCTAGATAAGG
This genomic window contains:
- the LOC123261320 gene encoding sphingolipid delta(4)-desaturase DES1, with protein sequence MGQAVSRTDFEWVYTEEPHASRRKLILEKYPQIKKLFGYDPNFKWVVTFMVLIQFASMFIVKDLSYPMLFLMAYCFGGVINHSLMLAIHEISHNLAFGHSRPKANKLFGFFANLPIGLPISISFKKYHLEHHRYQGDEYLDTDLPTLLEAKLFCTTFGKFCWVLLQPFFYSFRPLIVYPKPPTFLEYVNLVIQLIFDAIVWYFLGGKVLVYLIMGGVMAMGLHPVAGHFISEHYMYKKGFETYSYYGPLNLITFNVGYHNEHHDFPAVPGSRLPEVRKIASEFYDNLPHHNSWTAVIYEFIMDPEIGPYARIKRKHRGLDS
- the LOC123261319 gene encoding arginine-hydroxylase NDUFAF5, mitochondrial, coding for MFKTLERKFLTKLLNRCINTTSINYNLPPNSVMNVFDRKTKLLQKQRAARAPDVKLYDYLKDEIGYRLADRIFDIKREFTNVLELGCGRGHMSKHISADNVKNLLLSDFCPEYLEQVVITENINVKKQVMDEENFELDENSMDLIISSLNLHWVNDLPGCFGRIIRTLKSDGVFLAAIFGGDTLFELRSSLQLAELERHGGISPHISPFTQIRDVGSLMNRAGFTMLTIDTDEMVIGFPSMFELMTDLKGMGESNAGRNRTLHLKRDTMLAAAAIYEELYGKAEEDGSKYVPATFQVIYVLGWKPDPSQPKPLDRGTGEVSLKDLYKLDEIVRGHTKVKLGDDDK